One genomic region from Gemmobacter aquarius encodes:
- a CDS encoding heavy-metal-associated domain-containing protein yields the protein MTTLSIPDMTCGHCKASVESALKALPDAGTITVDLVAKTATTSGPAAAATLLKALDEVGFPATLVGN from the coding sequence ATGACCACCCTATCGATCCCCGACATGACCTGCGGCCACTGCAAGGCCTCGGTCGAATCCGCGCTGAAAGCCTTGCCCGACGCGGGCACCATCACCGTCGATCTGGTTGCCAAAACCGCCACCACCTCCGGCCCCGCCGCCGCCGCGACCTTGCTCAAGGCACTGGACGAGGTCGGATTTCCCGCAACCCTCGTCGGGAACTGA
- a CDS encoding TfoX/Sxy family protein: MPNPVSTNPVSTITNLGPASEAAFAKAGIHSAEEIRSLGPDEAYRRLLAAGTQPHFIGYYVLVMGLQGRPWNDCQGDEKKQLRARFDALKAAIPANTKGRSELEAALDALGVIERKAQPTSSRPEK; this comes from the coding sequence ATGCCCAACCCCGTATCAACCAACCCCGTCTCCACGATCACCAACCTCGGCCCCGCATCGGAAGCCGCCTTCGCCAAGGCGGGCATCCACTCGGCCGAGGAAATCCGAAGCCTCGGCCCCGACGAAGCCTACCGCCGCCTTCTGGCCGCAGGCACCCAGCCGCATTTCATCGGCTATTATGTTCTGGTGATGGGCCTGCAAGGCCGCCCGTGGAACGATTGTCAGGGCGACGAGAAAAAACAGCTCCGCGCCCGCTTCGATGCCCTCAAGGCCGCGATCCCGGCCAATACAAAGGGCCGCTCCGAACTCGAAGCGGCCCTTGATGCCTTGGGAGTGATCGAGCGGAAGGCTCAGCCGACCAGTTCGAGACCCGAGAAGTAG
- the ndk gene encoding nucleoside-diphosphate kinase encodes MAIERTLSIIKPDATKRNLTGKINAKFEEAGLRIVAQKRIHLSAKQAGQFYAEHAERGFYGELCEFMASEPVVVQVLEGEGAILKNREVMGATNPANAAEGTIRKEFALSVGENSVHGSDSPESAAREISFYFSGLELVG; translated from the coding sequence ATGGCTATCGAACGCACGCTGTCGATCATCAAGCCCGACGCCACCAAGCGCAACCTCACCGGCAAGATCAACGCCAAGTTCGAGGAAGCCGGTCTGCGCATCGTCGCGCAAAAGCGTATCCACCTGAGCGCCAAGCAGGCCGGCCAGTTCTATGCCGAGCACGCCGAGCGCGGGTTCTACGGCGAGCTGTGCGAGTTCATGGCATCCGAGCCGGTGGTCGTGCAGGTTCTGGAAGGTGAAGGCGCAATCCTGAAGAACCGCGAAGTGATGGGTGCCACCAATCCGGCGAACGCTGCCGAAGGTACGATCCGCAAGGAATTCGCTTTGTCGGTCGGCGAAAACTCGGTTCACGGGTCGGACAGCCCGGAGTCGGCTGCGCGCGAGATCTCGTTCTACTTCTCGGGTCTCGAACTGGTCGGCTGA
- a CDS encoding ABC-F family ATP-binding cassette domain-containing protein — protein sequence MLKIENITYSVEGRPLFEGASATIPYGHKVGLVGRNGAGKTTLFKLIRGELVLEGGDISLPTRSRIGGVAQEVPSSSTSLLDTVLAADTERNALLAEAETATDPHRIAEVQARLTDIDAWSATGRASSILKGLGFDAEAQLRPCSDFSGGWRMRVALAGVLFSQPDLLLLDEPTNYLDLEGALWLESYLTKYPHTVIIISHDRGLLNRAVQGILHLDQKKLTYWTGPYDQFARQVAERRAVLQAEAKKQEARRAHLQSFVDRFKAKASKAVQAQSRVKMLEKMTTITAPEDAKRVVFTFPAPEELSPPIINLEGASVGYGGPAILKKLSLRIDQDDRIALLGRNGEGKSTLSKLLAGKLKVMEGKFTSSSKLRIGYFAQHQVDELYIDETPLQHLQRLRPAEGQPRLRARLAGFGLMADQAETVVGRLSGGQKARLSLLLATIDAPHLLILDEPTNHLDMESREALVEALTEYSGAVVLVSHDMHLLSLVADRLWLVKGGAVTPYNEDLEAYRKMLLAGDEDAKPAAKPVDKPKKASRDEILALRSEVRKCEDRLTKLNEMRDKLAKKLADPELYEDARKGELETWNRKYAELMEALDRAEALWLSASEKLESAA from the coding sequence ATGTTGAAAATCGAGAACATCACCTATTCCGTCGAAGGCCGCCCCCTGTTCGAGGGCGCTTCCGCAACCATTCCCTATGGCCACAAAGTGGGCCTCGTCGGCCGGAACGGCGCGGGAAAAACCACGCTTTTCAAGCTGATACGCGGCGAGTTGGTGCTCGAGGGTGGCGACATATCGCTCCCCACCCGCTCGCGGATCGGCGGCGTGGCGCAAGAGGTGCCCTCTTCCTCCACCTCGCTGCTCGACACCGTGCTCGCGGCCGATACCGAACGCAACGCCCTGCTGGCCGAGGCCGAAACCGCCACCGACCCGCACCGCATCGCCGAAGTGCAAGCCCGCCTGACCGACATCGACGCATGGTCCGCGACAGGCAGGGCTTCCAGTATTCTCAAGGGCTTAGGCTTCGATGCTGAAGCACAGTTGCGCCCGTGTTCCGACTTTTCCGGCGGCTGGCGCATGCGCGTCGCCCTTGCGGGCGTGCTGTTTTCCCAGCCCGATCTGCTGCTTTTGGACGAACCGACCAACTATCTCGACCTCGAAGGCGCGCTCTGGCTCGAATCCTACCTCACGAAATACCCCCACACCGTCATCATCATCAGCCACGACCGCGGCTTGTTGAACCGTGCGGTGCAGGGCATCCTGCACCTCGACCAGAAGAAATTGACTTACTGGACAGGCCCTTACGACCAATTCGCACGTCAGGTGGCCGAACGCCGCGCCGTGCTGCAAGCCGAAGCCAAAAAGCAGGAAGCCCGTCGCGCGCACCTTCAATCCTTTGTTGACCGTTTCAAGGCAAAAGCATCCAAAGCCGTGCAAGCCCAATCCCGCGTGAAAATGCTGGAAAAGATGACCACGATCACCGCGCCCGAGGATGCAAAGCGCGTCGTCTTCACCTTCCCCGCCCCCGAAGAATTGTCGCCCCCCATCATCAACCTCGAAGGCGCGTCGGTCGGCTATGGTGGACCGGCAATCCTGAAAAAACTCTCGCTGCGGATCGACCAAGACGACCGCATCGCGCTTCTGGGTCGCAATGGCGAAGGAAAGTCCACTCTCTCCAAGCTGTTGGCTGGCAAACTTAAAGTTATGGAGGGAAAGTTCACCTCCTCGTCGAAGTTAAGGATCGGTTACTTCGCCCAGCATCAGGTCGATGAACTGTACATCGACGAAACGCCCCTGCAACACCTCCAGCGCCTGCGCCCCGCCGAAGGCCAACCCCGCCTGCGCGCCCGCCTTGCCGGTTTCGGCCTGATGGCAGACCAGGCCGAAACCGTGGTCGGCAGGCTTTCCGGCGGACAAAAAGCCCGCCTTTCCCTGCTCTTGGCGACCATCGACGCCCCGCACTTGCTGATCCTCGACGAGCCGACCAACCACCTCGACATGGAAAGCCGCGAAGCGCTGGTCGAAGCCCTAACCGAATATTCCGGCGCCGTAGTCCTCGTAAGCCACGACATGCACCTTCTGTCGCTGGTGGCCGATCGGCTGTGGCTCGTCAAGGGCGGCGCCGTAACGCCCTATAACGAAGACCTCGAGGCCTATCGCAAGATGCTGCTGGCAGGCGACGAAGACGCGAAGCCCGCCGCAAAACCCGTTGATAAACCAAAGAAAGCCAGCCGCGACGAAATCCTCGCCCTGCGCTCGGAAGTGCGCAAATGCGAAGACCGCCTGACCAAGCTGAACGAGATGCGCGACAAACTGGCCAAGAAACTGGCCGATCCCGAACTTTATGAAGACGCCCGCAAGGGCGAGCTCGAAACCTGGAACCGCAAATATGCCGAGTTGATGGAGGCGCTTGACCGTGCCGAAGCGCTCTGGCTCTCTGCCTCGGAAAAGCTCGAAAGCGCCGCATGA
- a CDS encoding MarC family protein, which produces MIETGFLITAFATLFVVIDPPGLVPLFIALTQGMDAEHRRRLALRACIIAAILLTLFGLLGEQLLGFIGISMPAFRIAGGILLFLTALDMLFERRTQRREGQKTDPDHDPSVFPLATPLIAGPGAIATMILLVGQTENWLGTAAILGLLLVMMLSTFLFLLAAPLIERLLGRTGTIVITRLLGMLLAALSVQFVIDGVKGTGLI; this is translated from the coding sequence ATGATCGAAACAGGGTTCCTGATCACCGCATTCGCCACGCTTTTCGTGGTGATCGACCCGCCCGGCCTCGTGCCGCTGTTCATCGCCCTGACCCAAGGCATGGATGCCGAACACCGCCGCCGCCTTGCCCTGCGCGCCTGCATCATCGCCGCTATCTTGCTGACTTTGTTCGGACTTCTGGGCGAACAACTGCTCGGCTTCATCGGCATCTCGATGCCCGCCTTCCGCATTGCGGGCGGCATCTTGCTGTTTCTGACCGCGCTCGACATGCTGTTCGAACGCCGCACCCAACGACGCGAGGGGCAAAAGACCGATCCCGACCATGACCCTTCGGTCTTTCCCCTCGCCACCCCGCTGATCGCCGGCCCCGGCGCGATTGCCACCATGATCCTGCTGGTCGGCCAGACCGAAAACTGGCTCGGCACCGCTGCCATCCTCGGCCTGCTCCTTGTGATGATGCTTTCGACCTTCCTTTTCCTGCTCGCCGCCCCGCTGATCGAACGGCTGCTCGGTCGCACCGGCACAATCGTTATCACCCGTCTGCTCGGCATGCTGCTTGCCGCCCTTTCGGTCCAGTTCGTCATCGATGGCGTCAAGGGAACCGGCCTGATCTGA